DNA from Fundidesulfovibrio terrae:
GTGCGGCTTCGCCCTGGCCGGGCTTTTGGGCATATTCCTGACCTTCAAGATGTTCCGCGATACGTAAACATCCGGGACGCCCTGAACGGCTGCGTCCCAAGGAGACACTGCCATGAGCGATCTGCTGAAAAAGGGATTCTACACGGGACTGGGCGCGGGCCTTTTGCTCAAGGACGAAATATTGAACGCCCTGAACCCTCCGGTGAAGGTGGACGACCAGCCCGTCGAGGAAATCCGCGAACAGCTGCGTACCGTTCTCGGCAAGCTCGCTGGCAACATGGGCCAGGGCGTGGACGCCCTCAAGGATGCCGGGGAAGCGGAGCTGGCCGGGCTGCTGGAACGCTTCGGCCTGGCCAAGGCCGAGGACGTGGAGGCGCTGAAGGCCCGCATTGCGGACCTTGAGGCCAAGCTCAAGTCCGGGAAGAAGAAATAAATTAAAACAGGCCGGAAGCGCGGCTTTGCGCGCTTCCGGCCCCAATAATTTTCTCATCGATCGACGCGAAGCGATAGGGGATTCCAAAGGGACTGGTCCCTTTGGCCGCCGGAGGCTCCTACTCTTAAATATGCTGCTTCAGCAGGTCGTACGGCGTATCTTCCGGCAGTTTGATGCGGTTGTCGGGCAGGAACGTCGAGGCCAGCGCCCCCAGCCATTCCCGGCTCACTTTCAAGCTCTCGAAGGCCAGCACCGCCCTGCCCTCTTCCTGAAAGAGCCTGTAGCCCACGATCTCCACCTGCACGGGGGCGGCCTCGCCCCTGGGCAACGCCTCCACGGTCATGACCTTGGCCGAGGAGTTCACGGTGAGCTTGAACGAGTGGCAATAGCTGTCCACCAGCGGGGCCAGCTTGCTGGTGATGGCCGACGACACGGCCATGTCCTTGAGTGCTCCGAACATACGGCTACCAGGTCAGGGCGTTGGACTCGTCCATGCAGAGCTTGGTCCCTTCCGCGCAGGGGGGGATGACGTATTCGCCGTTGAAGCAGGCCATGCAGTACTGCGGGTCGCTCATATTGGCGCCCACGGAGTTGAGCAGGCCGTCGATGGACAGGTAGTGCAGGCTGTCCAGGCCGATGTAGCGGGCGATGTCCTCCACGGAGTTGTTGGCCGCGATGAGCTCGCCCTTGGAGGAAAAGTCGATGCCGTAGAAGCAGGGGAACTTGATGGGCGGACAGCTCACGCGCATGTGGATCTCGCGCGCGCCCAGTTCGCGAAGCTTCTTGATGCGCGTGCGGATGGTGGTGCCGCGCACGATGGAGTCTTCCACGATGATGATGCGCTTGTTCTTGATCATGGAGCGCACGGGGTTCAATTTCACCCGGACGGAAAAGTCGCGCATGTTCTGCGAGGGCTGGATGAAGGTGCGGCCCACGTAGTGGTTGCGGATCATGGCCACCTCGAAGGGCAGGCCGGACTGCTGGGCGTAGCCCACGGCCGCGTACACGCCGGAATCGGGAAAGGGCATGACGAAGTCTGCGTCCACCGGCGCTTCCAAGGCCAGGGTCTGGCCCATCTGCTTGCGGCGGGAATAGACCACCTCGCCGAACACCAGGGAGTCCGGACGGGCGAAGTAGACCAGCTCGAAGATGCAGCGCCTGACGGGCTGGGACTCGCTGATGCGGTAGGACTTGAGGCACTTGTCCTTGATGACCAGCATCTCGCCGGGCTCGATGGGGCGCAGGTATTCGGCCTCGATGAGGTCGAAGGCGCAGGACTCGGAGGAGATGACGTAGTTGTCGTCCAGGCGTCCCAGGGCCAGGGGGCGAATGCCGTTGGGGTCGCGCACGGCGATCATCTTGTCGTTGGCCTGGATGAGGAGCGAATAGGAGCCCTTCACCTTCTGGCAGGCCTTGATGACCGCGTCCTCGATGGTGCCGCCGTTCAAGTTCTTGGCGATGAGGTGGACGAAGACCTCGGAGTCGATGGTAGTCTGGAAGATGGAGCCGGAAGCTTCAAGTTCCGCGCGCAGCTCGTAGGTGTTCACCAGGTTGCCGTTGTGGGCGATGGCCAGGTGCCAGTCGCCGAAGCGCACCAGGAACGGCTGGGCGTTGCGCAAAAGCGAGGCGCCGGTGGTGGAGTAGCGGATATGGCCCACGGCGATGGTGCCCTTGAGCTCCTTGCCGAGGTGGCGTTCGCTGAACACGTCCGCCACTAGGCCCATGCCCTTCTGCTCGCGGATCTTATCACCGTCCCAGGTGACGATGCCTGCCGACTCCTGGCCCCGGTGCTGCAGGGCGTAGAGGCCGAAGTAGGTCATGCGCGCGGCCTCGGGATGGCCGTAGATGCCGAACAATCCGCAATACTCTTTTTTCATAATACGTACTCGCCGCCTTCCTTCAAGAAGGCTTTCAGATAAGGCGTACGCGGGCCCTGTCAACGGGCCCGCGCGGGGTTAGGCGTAGTATTCCTGCAGGCTCTTGACGTCGAGCCCGGAGCCCTTGAGTTCCTTGATGGCCAGGGCCATGGCCTTGGCCCCCGCCACCGTGGTGGTGTAGGGCACGCCGTAGAGGAGCGTGGTCTGCCTGAGCTGCGAGGAATCCTTCACGGTCATCTTGCCGGAGACGGTGTTGATCATCAGCTGGATGTCGCCGTTGATGACCATGTCCGCCGCGTTGGGCCGTCCTTCGTAGACCTTGAGCACCTTCTCGGCCTTGACGCCGTTGTCGACCAGGTGCTTGCAGGTGCCGCCGGTGGCCACGATCCTGAAGCCGAGCTCTTCGAACATCCGGGCGGCGGGCAGGATGCCCTCCTTGTCACGGTCGTTGACGGAGATGAACACGGTCCCGGACATGGGCAGCCGCTGCCCCGCGGCCAACTGGCTCTTCATGAAGGCCAGCCCGAAGTTCACGTCCACGCCCATGACTTCGCCGGTGGAGCGCATCTCGGGTCCGAGCAGCACGTCCACGCCGGGGAAGCGGTTGAAGGGGAAGACGGATTCCTTAACGGACATGTAGCCGCCCTTGCGCTGTCCCCAGGGGTCCAGGTCCCTAAGCTTCTCGCCCATCATGACCTTGGTGGCCAGCTTGGCCAGGGGCACACCCGTGGACTTGGACACGAAGGGCGAGGTGCGCGAAGCCCGGGGGTTGACCTCCAGGATGAACACCACGCCGTCCTTGAGGGCGAACTGGATGTTCATGAGGCCCACCACGCCCAGCTCCAGGGCCAGGGCGACGGTCTGGCGCTCGATCTCGGACACGATGTCGGCGGAAAGGGTGTGCGGGGGCAGCACGCAGGCCGAGTCGCCCGAATGGATGCCGGCCTCCTCGATGTGCTCCATGATTCCCGCCACGTAGGTGTCGGTTCCGTCGCAGATGGCGTCCACGTCCACCTCGATGGCGTTCTCCAAAAACTTGTCGATGAGGATGGGATGCTCGGGGGAAACCGCCACGGTCCGCTTGAAGTAGCTGGCCAGGCCCTCCTCGTCGTAGACCACTTCCATGGCCCGCCCGCCCAGCACGTAGGAGGGGCGCACCACCACGGGGTAGGTGATCTCCTGGGCGATCTTGCGCGCATCGTCGAAGGACTTGGCCGTGCCGTTGGGGGGCTGCTTGAGGTCGAGCTTCTTGAGCAGCGCCTGGAAGCGCTCGCGGTCTTCGGCGCGGTCGATGGCGTCGGGCGAGGTGCCCATGATGGGCACGCCCGCACGCATGAGCGGCACGGCCAGATTCAGCGGAGTCTGGCCGCCGAACTGCACGATGACGCCCTCGGGCTTCTCGTGCTCGATGATGTTCAGCACGTCCTCGAACGTCAGCGGTTCGAAATACAGCTTGTCGGACGTGTCATAGTCGGTGGATACGGTTTCAGGGTTGGAGTTGACCATGATGGACTCGATGCCCATCTCGCGCAGCGCGTAGGAAGCGTGCACGCAGCAGTAGTCGAACTCGATGCCCTGTCCGATGCGGTTGGGACCGCCGCCCAGGATGACCACCTTGCGGTTGGCCGAAGGCGCGGTTTCCGAGCCGGTCTCATAGGTGGAGTAGAAATAGGGGGTGTAGGCCTCGAACTCGGCGGCGCAGGTGTCCACCAGATAGTAGGTGGGCTTCACCTCGAGCTTCTTGCGGATGTCACGGATGTCGAGCTCGGACTTCTTCCAGAGCGAGGCCAGCTGGCGGTCGGAGAAACCGTACTGCTTGGCCTTAAGCATGACCTGGGCCAGCTTGGGGTTGGCCGCGCTGATGGAATCCTCAAGGGCGAAGGCGTGCAGCTC
Protein-coding regions in this window:
- a CDS encoding phasin family protein, translating into MSDLLKKGFYTGLGAGLLLKDEILNALNPPVKVDDQPVEEIREQLRTVLGKLAGNMGQGVDALKDAGEAELAGLLERFGLAKAEDVEALKARIADLEAKLKSGKKK
- the carB gene encoding carbamoyl-phosphate synthase large subunit, with translation MPKRTDLKKILIIGSGPIVIGQACEFDYSGSQAAKALKEEGYEVVLVNSNPATIMTDPGLADRTYVEPIDPDIVAKIIERERPDALLPTLGGQTGLNTAVALAESGVLDKFGVELIGANLAVIKKAESREEFKAAMKKIGLNVPESGICRTIEDVRHWGKKIPFPIIIRPAFTMGGSGGGVAYNMEDLEKIAARGLALSMKSEVMLERSVLGWKEFELEVMRDKNDNCVIICSIENIDPMGVHTGDSITVAPAQTLTDDEYQIMRDAALAIMREIGVETGGSNVQFAVNPEDGELIIIEMNPRVSRSSALASKATGFPIAKIAAKLAVGYTLDEIPNDITRETMASFEPTIDYTVVKIPRFTFEKFPGAEDYLTTAMKSVGEAMSIGRTFKEALQKGLRSLEIGMPGLSKEYDKCSWDKEAILASLRKPNSRRLFDVRSAILCGMSLEEIFDACKIDPWFLRQIKEIVDMEGELHAFALEDSISAANPKLAQVMLKAKQYGFSDRQLASLWKKSELDIRDIRKKLEVKPTYYLVDTCAAEFEAYTPYFYSTYETGSETAPSANRKVVILGGGPNRIGQGIEFDYCCVHASYALREMGIESIMVNSNPETVSTDYDTSDKLYFEPLTFEDVLNIIEHEKPEGVIVQFGGQTPLNLAVPLMRAGVPIMGTSPDAIDRAEDRERFQALLKKLDLKQPPNGTAKSFDDARKIAQEITYPVVVRPSYVLGGRAMEVVYDEEGLASYFKRTVAVSPEHPILIDKFLENAIEVDVDAICDGTDTYVAGIMEHIEEAGIHSGDSACVLPPHTLSADIVSEIERQTVALALELGVVGLMNIQFALKDGVVFILEVNPRASRTSPFVSKSTGVPLAKLATKVMMGEKLRDLDPWGQRKGGYMSVKESVFPFNRFPGVDVLLGPEMRSTGEVMGVDVNFGLAFMKSQLAAGQRLPMSGTVFISVNDRDKEGILPAARMFEELGFRIVATGGTCKHLVDNGVKAEKVLKVYEGRPNAADMVINGDIQLMINTVSGKMTVKDSSQLRQTTLLYGVPYTTTVAGAKAMALAIKELKGSGLDVKSLQEYYA
- the purF gene encoding amidophosphoribosyltransferase, translated to MKKEYCGLFGIYGHPEAARMTYFGLYALQHRGQESAGIVTWDGDKIREQKGMGLVADVFSERHLGKELKGTIAVGHIRYSTTGASLLRNAQPFLVRFGDWHLAIAHNGNLVNTYELRAELEASGSIFQTTIDSEVFVHLIAKNLNGGTIEDAVIKACQKVKGSYSLLIQANDKMIAVRDPNGIRPLALGRLDDNYVISSESCAFDLIEAEYLRPIEPGEMLVIKDKCLKSYRISESQPVRRCIFELVYFARPDSLVFGEVVYSRRKQMGQTLALEAPVDADFVMPFPDSGVYAAVGYAQQSGLPFEVAMIRNHYVGRTFIQPSQNMRDFSVRVKLNPVRSMIKNKRIIIVEDSIVRGTTIRTRIKKLRELGAREIHMRVSCPPIKFPCFYGIDFSSKGELIAANNSVEDIARYIGLDSLHYLSIDGLLNSVGANMSDPQYCMACFNGEYVIPPCAEGTKLCMDESNALTW